From Coffea arabica cultivar ET-39 chromosome 2e, Coffea Arabica ET-39 HiFi, whole genome shotgun sequence, the proteins below share one genomic window:
- the LOC140036284 gene encoding uncharacterized protein has translation MAIKQKPDESLKNFMTRFNTESLQIRDKDEKVVMAAFMNGLRVEELYYKLVEQPLKNLGELLTRAHAAANAEEAGRLKRESDRELGDRKGRGNPLETKGGQARRNVFDRLSKDKTPAQPPLPEKVYTPLTRPRAQILAVMESEGLGGRPPKMATPRNKRNQDRYCAFHRDVGHDTEGCWALRKEIEDLIQRGFLGRFVQSGRPGQETGRTYRGERGEGYRRDRPERRDAARDYSPDQGTQNLAGVINTIAGGPTGGDIHTARKNRRPLPDGDDSLKRLRMDEEITFGSRDAVPLASGNHEAIVIDVVTNNYRVKKCTSIREVQWTSCSIGCSRSSAWKMDS, from the coding sequence ATGGCCATCAAGCAGAAGCCGGACGAGTCCCTGAAGAATTTCATGACGCGCTTCAATACAGAAAGCCTGCAGATCAGGGACAAGGATGAAAAGGTggtcatggctgccttcatgAACGGGCTGAGGGTGGAGGAGCTCTACTACAAGCTTGTCGAACAGCCCCTCAAGAATCTGGGAGAGCTCCTAACCCGGGCTCACGCTGCCGCTAACGCAGAGGAGGCCGGCCGCCTGAAACGAGAGTCAGATCGAGAACTCGGAGACCGAAAAGGACGGGGAAACCCCCTTGAAACCAAGGGCGGCCAAGCCAGGAGAAACGTCTTCGATCGCCTCTCTAAGGATAAAACCCCAGCTCAACCACCGCTCCCAGAAAAAGTGTATACCCCCCTGACTCGGCCAAGGGCACAGATCCTGGCTGTGATGGAGTCGGAGGGTCTCGGAGGACGGCCGCCCAAGATGGCGACGCCCCGGAATAAAAGGAACCAGGACCGGTACTGTGCCTTCCACCGTGATGTGGGGCATGATACGGAGGGATGCTGGGCCTTGCGGAAGGAGATTGAAGACCTTATCCAGCGCGGTTTCTTGGGGCGATTTGTGCAGTCAGGACGGCCGGGCCAAGAGACCGGACGTACCTACCGCGGGGAGAGGGGTGAAGGCTACCGCCGCGACCGACCGGAGAGGCGTGACGCGGCTCGAGATTACTCCCCCGACCAGGGCACCCAGAACCTGGCAGGGGTTATAAACACTATAGCTGGGGGTCCCACGGGAGGAGACATCCATACAGCACGGAAGAACAGGCGACCTCTCCCCGACGGAGATGACTCGCTGAAGCGTTTGCGCATGGACGAGGAGATCACCTTCGGATCGAGGGACGCGGTTCCCTTGGCATCCGGCAATCATGAGGCCATCGTGATAGACGTCGTCACCAATAATTACCGGGTGAAAAAGTGTACGTCGATCAGGGAAGTGCAGTGGACATCCTGTTCTATAGGGTGCTCAAGGAGCTCGGCCTGGAAGATGGACAGCTGA